A window of the Bacteroides thetaiotaomicron VPI-5482 genome harbors these coding sequences:
- a CDS encoding M3 family metallopeptidase, which produces MMIRKTLTILAVSCMMYSCGTKTESNPFFTEFQTEYGVPSFDKIKLEHYEPAFLKGIEEQNQNIQAIIASPEVPTFDNTIVALDSSAPILDRVSAIFFNMTDAETTDELTELSIKMAPVLSEHEDNISLNQELFKRVNVVYQQKDSMNLTTEQKRLLDKTYKGFVRSGANLDAEKQARLREINKELSTLGITFSNNILNENNAFQLFVDKKEDLAGLPEWFCQSAAEEAKAAGQPGKWLFTLHNASRLPFLQYAENRPLREKMYKAYINRGNNNDKNDNKETIRKIVSLRLEKARLLGFNNYANFVLDETMSKNDSNVMSLLNNLWSYALPKAKAEAAELQQLMDKEGKGEKLEAWDWWYYTEKLRKEKYNLSEEDTKPYFKLENVREGAFAVANKLYGITLNKLEGIPTYHPDVEVFEVKDADGSQLGIFYVDYFPRSGKSGGAWMSNYREQQGATRPLVCNVCSFTKPVGDTPSLLTMDEVETLFHEFGHALHGLLTKCEYKGTSGTNVVRDFVELPSQINEHWATEPEVLKMYAKHYQTGEVIPDEIIEKILKQKTFNQGFMTTELLAAAILDMNLHMITDVKNLDMLAFEKEAMDKLGLIPEIAPRYRVTYFNHIIGGYAAGYYSYLWANVLDNDAFEAFKEHGIFDKNTADLFRYNVLEKGDSEDPMILYKNFRGAEPSLEPLLKNRGMK; this is translated from the coding sequence ATGATGATTAGAAAAACTTTAACCATTTTAGCAGTAAGTTGTATGATGTACTCCTGTGGAACAAAAACAGAAAGCAACCCTTTCTTCACTGAATTTCAAACAGAGTATGGTGTTCCTTCCTTCGATAAAATCAAACTGGAACATTACGAACCCGCCTTTCTGAAAGGTATTGAAGAGCAGAATCAGAATATCCAAGCCATTATCGCAAGCCCGGAAGTGCCTACTTTCGACAATACGATTGTAGCTTTGGACAGCAGCGCACCCATTCTGGACCGTGTAAGCGCCATTTTCTTCAATATGACGGATGCGGAAACAACCGATGAACTGACCGAGCTCTCTATCAAAATGGCACCGGTCCTTTCCGAGCACGAAGATAACATCTCCCTGAATCAGGAGCTTTTCAAACGTGTAAACGTTGTATATCAACAGAAAGATTCCATGAATCTGACCACGGAACAGAAACGTCTGCTGGACAAAACTTACAAAGGATTTGTCCGTTCAGGTGCTAATCTGGATGCAGAGAAACAGGCACGTCTGCGTGAAATCAACAAAGAACTTTCCACTCTCGGCATCACATTCAGCAATAATATACTGAATGAAAACAATGCTTTCCAGCTTTTCGTAGACAAGAAAGAAGATTTAGCCGGATTGCCCGAATGGTTCTGCCAAAGCGCAGCCGAAGAAGCCAAAGCTGCCGGACAACCGGGGAAATGGCTGTTCACCCTGCACAACGCCAGCCGCCTTCCGTTCCTGCAATACGCTGAGAACCGCCCTCTCCGTGAGAAAATGTACAAAGCATACATCAACCGCGGCAATAACAATGACAAGAATGACAACAAAGAAACGATCCGCAAGATCGTCTCCCTCCGCCTGGAAAAAGCAAGGCTATTGGGCTTCAACAACTACGCCAACTTCGTACTGGATGAGACAATGTCAAAGAATGACAGCAACGTAATGAGTCTGCTGAACAACCTTTGGAGCTATGCCCTCCCGAAAGCGAAAGCCGAAGCCGCAGAACTTCAACAGTTAATGGACAAAGAAGGCAAAGGAGAGAAACTGGAAGCCTGGGACTGGTGGTACTACACAGAAAAACTCCGCAAAGAGAAATACAACCTCTCCGAAGAAGACACCAAACCTTACTTCAAACTGGAGAATGTACGTGAAGGAGCTTTCGCAGTCGCCAACAAACTATATGGTATCACTCTGAACAAACTGGAAGGTATCCCGACTTATCATCCGGATGTAGAAGTCTTCGAAGTGAAAGACGCTGACGGCTCCCAACTGGGCATATTCTATGTAGACTATTTCCCGCGTTCAGGAAAAAGCGGTGGCGCATGGATGAGCAATTACCGCGAACAGCAGGGAGCAACCCGCCCCTTGGTATGCAACGTATGCAGTTTCACCAAACCGGTCGGCGACACCCCTTCTCTGCTGACTATGGACGAAGTAGAAACTCTGTTCCACGAATTCGGGCACGCTCTGCATGGCTTACTGACAAAGTGCGAATACAAAGGGACTTCCGGCACCAATGTCGTACGCGATTTTGTTGAACTTCCTTCTCAGATCAACGAACATTGGGCTACCGAACCGGAAGTGCTGAAAATGTATGCCAAACACTATCAGACAGGAGAAGTAATCCCCGATGAAATCATCGAAAAGATTCTGAAACAGAAAACGTTCAACCAAGGATTCATGACCACCGAGTTACTGGCTGCCGCCATCCTCGACATGAACCTTCACATGATAACAGATGTAAAGAATCTGGATATGCTTGCTTTCGAAAAAGAAGCCATGGACAAGCTCGGCCTGATCCCCGAAATTGCCCCCCGCTACCGCGTCACTTACTTCAATCATATCATTGGCGGATACGCTGCCGGATACTACAGTTACCTTTGGGCGAATGTACTTGACAATGATGCCTTTGAAGCCTTCAAAGAACATGGAATCTTTGATAAAAACACTGCCGACCTCTTCCGCTACAACGTATTGGAAAAGGGAGACAGCGAAGATCCGATGATACTTTATAAGAATTTCCGCGGTGCAGAACCAAGCCTGGAGCCGTTACTGAAAAACAGAGGAATGAAATAA
- a CDS encoding endonuclease/exonuclease/phosphatase family protein: MEHIGKFVLYLILAVNALFVGMLILSAYSPYLQPKIHPIASCLGLAFPIFLAVNICFTLFWVIISYRYALLPVIGFLVCIPQIRTYIPINSTVETIPDGSIKFLSYNVMGFNNLEKKEGKNPILSYLADSEADIICLQEYNSTKNKKYLTDEDIRKALKAYPYRSIHNPEKGGSQLACFSKFPILSARPIKYESTYNSSMQYTLKVNEDTITLINNHLESNKLTKEDKVIYEDMIKDPNAKKVKTGLRQLIKKLAEASAIRSSQADSVAVAIANSKYPTIIACGDFNDASISYTHRILTQQLDDAFTQSGRGLGISYNLNKFYFRIDNILISPNQKAYNCTVDRSIKDSDHYPIWCYIGKQ, encoded by the coding sequence ATGGAACACATTGGCAAATTTGTCCTTTATTTGATATTGGCAGTCAACGCACTCTTTGTAGGGATGTTGATTTTGAGTGCCTATAGCCCGTATCTTCAACCGAAAATACACCCGATAGCTTCTTGCCTGGGGCTTGCCTTCCCCATCTTCCTTGCTGTCAACATCTGTTTCACCCTATTCTGGGTAATCATCAGCTACCGCTATGCCTTATTACCGGTCATCGGTTTTCTGGTATGTATTCCACAGATACGCACCTATATTCCCATCAATTCTACAGTAGAAACGATACCGGATGGCAGCATCAAATTCCTCTCTTACAATGTGATGGGATTTAACAATCTGGAGAAAAAGGAAGGAAAGAATCCGATATTATCCTATCTGGCTGACAGTGAAGCTGACATAATCTGTCTTCAGGAGTACAATTCAACCAAAAACAAGAAATATCTGACAGACGAAGACATCAGAAAAGCATTGAAAGCATATCCCTACCGTTCCATTCACAATCCGGAAAAAGGAGGCAGTCAGTTGGCCTGTTTCTCCAAATTCCCCATACTTTCGGCACGTCCCATCAAGTATGAAAGCACCTACAACAGTTCGATGCAGTACACCCTCAAAGTTAACGAGGACACTATCACCCTCATAAACAACCATCTGGAATCCAATAAACTGACGAAAGAAGACAAGGTGATTTATGAAGATATGATTAAAGACCCGAACGCAAAGAAGGTAAAAACGGGTCTCCGGCAATTAATAAAGAAACTGGCGGAAGCATCGGCCATCCGTTCTTCGCAAGCGGATTCGGTAGCCGTCGCCATCGCAAACAGCAAATACCCGACTATTATTGCCTGTGGCGATTTCAACGACGCTTCCATTTCATATACCCATCGCATCCTGACTCAACAGCTGGATGACGCCTTTACACAATCCGGCAGGGGACTGGGCATCTCCTATAATCTGAATAAATTCTATTTCCGGATAGACAATATTCTGATCAGCCCCAACCAGAAAGCCTACAACTGCACCGTAGACCGTTCGATCAAAGATTCGGACCATTACCCGATCTGGTGCTATATAGGCAAGCAATAA
- a CDS encoding rhomboid family protein: protein MGHIITDLKETFRRGNTFIRLIYINVGIFVIGTLISVILQLFNLSATGIFDLFALPASLHRFILQPWSLLSYMFMHAGFLHILFNMLWLYWFGSLFLYFFSGKHLRGLYVLGGICGGLFYMIAYNIFPYFSQTLPFSTLVGASASVLAIVAATAYREPNYRVQLFLFGAVRLKYLALIVIGTDLLFITSNNAGGHIAHLGGALAGLWFAASLSKGKDVTYWINWFLDGFASLFQKKTWKRKPKMKVHYGSDTSREKDYDYNARKKAQSDEVDRILEKLKKSGYESLTTEEKKSLFDASKR from the coding sequence ATGGGACATATTATAACTGATTTAAAAGAAACGTTCAGAAGAGGAAACACTTTCATCCGACTGATTTACATTAACGTAGGCATCTTTGTTATCGGTACGTTAATCAGTGTCATATTGCAGCTGTTCAACCTGAGTGCAACGGGAATATTCGATTTATTCGCCCTTCCGGCTTCCCTTCACCGGTTTATTCTTCAGCCATGGTCATTGCTCAGCTACATGTTCATGCATGCAGGCTTCCTGCATATCCTGTTCAATATGCTCTGGCTGTACTGGTTCGGAAGTCTGTTTCTCTATTTCTTTTCGGGAAAGCATTTACGGGGATTGTATGTATTGGGAGGCATCTGCGGAGGATTGTTCTACATGATAGCGTATAACATCTTCCCTTATTTCAGCCAGACATTGCCGTTCTCCACACTGGTCGGGGCTTCCGCTTCCGTGCTGGCCATCGTAGCTGCCACCGCCTACAGAGAACCGAACTACCGGGTACAACTTTTCCTTTTCGGCGCCGTCCGTTTGAAATACCTCGCACTGATCGTTATCGGAACAGACCTGCTCTTTATTACATCCAACAATGCCGGAGGACACATCGCCCACTTAGGCGGCGCACTTGCCGGACTTTGGTTTGCAGCCAGTCTGAGCAAAGGCAAAGACGTGACTTACTGGATCAACTGGTTCCTTGACGGCTTCGCTTCCCTGTTTCAGAAAAAGACATGGAAACGCAAACCAAAAATGAAAGTACATTATGGAAGCGACACAAGTCGCGAGAAAGATTACGATTATAACGCCCGTAAGAAAGCACAATCGGATGAAGTAGACCGCATTTTGGAAAAGCTGAAAAAATCCGGTTATGAAAGCCTGACGACGGAAGAGAAAAAGAGCTTGTTCGACGCAAGCAAAAGATAA
- a CDS encoding rhomboid family intramembrane serine protease, with protein MPTVTKNLIIINVLVFFGTLVAQRYGIDLTNYLGLHFFLASDFNPAQLITYMFMHGGFSHIFFNMFAVFMFGTVLERTWGPKRFLFYYIACGIGAGLIQEGVQYIKYIVDYSHYSQVDIGTGIIPMGEFLNMLTTVGASGAVYAILLAFGMLFPNNQLFIFPLPFPIKAKFFVIGYALIELYAGFANNPGDNVAHFAHLGGMIFGFILIMYWRKKSRNNGTYYN; from the coding sequence ATGCCAACTGTAACTAAAAACCTGATAATTATCAATGTACTAGTCTTTTTCGGGACACTTGTCGCCCAACGATACGGTATCGATCTGACTAATTATCTGGGATTGCATTTTTTCCTCGCCAGTGACTTCAATCCGGCACAGCTTATCACTTATATGTTCATGCATGGCGGGTTCAGCCACATTTTTTTCAATATGTTTGCTGTTTTCATGTTTGGAACTGTTCTTGAACGGACCTGGGGACCGAAACGTTTCCTTTTTTATTATATCGCCTGTGGTATCGGTGCAGGACTTATCCAGGAAGGAGTGCAATACATCAAATATATAGTAGACTACAGCCACTATTCACAAGTGGATATAGGAACGGGAATTATTCCTATGGGAGAGTTTTTGAACATGCTGACCACCGTGGGCGCTTCGGGAGCTGTATATGCCATTTTGCTCGCATTCGGTATGTTGTTCCCCAACAACCAGCTATTCATCTTTCCGCTGCCCTTCCCTATCAAAGCTAAATTCTTTGTTATCGGTTATGCTTTGATTGAACTGTATGCCGGCTTTGCCAATAATCCCGGAGATAATGTCGCGCATTTCGCCCACTTGGGAGGTATGATATTCGGATTTATCCTGATTATGTATTGGAGAAAAAAAAGTAGAAACAATGGGACATATTATAACTGA